The following DNA comes from Musa acuminata AAA Group cultivar baxijiao chromosome BXJ1-4, Cavendish_Baxijiao_AAA, whole genome shotgun sequence.
ttaagtTGAGTAATGGAGTTGGCTATGATTCAAAAAAATGGAGCTCGATAATCCAAAAGTCCATCTCGGATCCTCGATTTTTGATCCGATAAGCTACAACAATCACGAATCCGAACCCAAATCCAAAAAGTTCGGATCCAAAGTGAATCCAACCTGGTAAAACTAAGAGCACAGAAAGGCCATCCCATGCAAGATAAGAGAATGTAGACAGCTACAGATGCTGGTTCTGCATATATACTCTTTTAGCAGTAGTAAAACCATCCAAGTTTCTATGTCCTGGTAGATGCATGTTCAGAAGAAAACCTCATATGCAAACCAGAATAGGATAGCAAATTTGATCCAATTATCCAATCTGGGGTTGAGTTAGCACAAGCAGTAACGGCAGGTTGGTTTCGACCTCATCAATCTCTCCACCTATGCCCGCAGTTTGGGTTGCAGCAAATGAAGAACAGTGCCATGCCCACCTCCGCCTTTGATGGTGCCTACAAAATAACCAAGCTTTACATTAACTGTCATAAGATAGGAGCCATGGAAGCACTTATTAACTAAGAGCACATAGAACTCCCAGAGCAAAGTAAATCACATATATCCTATAAGTTTAAGGATCAGAGTGACAACATACTATTGTGGCAGCCTTGTTTACATCTCCATGTCTAACCATAATCACGGCTGAAGCAACTGTTTAATGACAACATGCGAGAACAACCAAACATGTTCATGAAAAAAGTCCAAAAGTTGTATACTGAAGCCATGATACATCTGCAGATACAGTGAAATACAAGAACGTGTACTTATTGATGGGCGAGGAAAACGTGTAGAAAGATGATGGAAATTCgataaaaagaaaattgatgaaCATGATGATAGATTGAcagtgaaaagaaaataaaagattatAACATAAGGCAATGATGAATCTTCCATTGTTTTTCATGACCTTGATGAAAAGTGGACATATTCCAGTTTGTGAGAATTTCAGACATACAGATAAGTGGATGTAGAATGCAACTTAATATGACAAATCTAATGGAGAGAGTCATTTTATTTTAAAGGACAATCTAATGGAGGCAAACAATGCAGATAAGTGGAGGCAAACAGTCATTTTATAGAATGCACTATGAGTATCAAGCATCAGCAACCCATAGATGCAGATAAAAGATATTAATGATAAACAATGAAAAATCAAACTTCTTAGAACTGGTACTTCTACACCAAATACCAAGTTACCTTGTTGTCCGCTTCTCAAAAGTCCAAAGTTGAAACAAGAACAATTTCTTACTTGGTGTACCTCATATTACGTCCAGGTCATTTCTAACTACCACATGTTCCAAAATATTTGACATCATCTATTTACGCAAGGTACGGAAAAAAGAAAGTGCTTTATGCTGGAAGACCCCAACTCGAACTAATTGGACATAATAACAGAAGCAGATCACAGTGAGATGAAACAACATACCAAACAATTTCAGTGTTTTTGCCAGCagctgaagtgtcatattgaaacATCAATTATAGAAATGCCTCCTTTAATTGTTGAATGTGACACAAAGTATACAATAGAAGGTCAAACAGAATCAATGAATAGCTTGAAGAGCTTTAGGTTTAGTGACTTCATGATATATATACAGCAAGCAAATAACATGTGCACATATCAACCTATGCCACTAATATTGAGTACGGTTCAAATGTCTAATTTTTCTTCACAAGGGATGTACTTATTTCTCTTCAATGATCTTGATATAAAGACATTTTAGCCATCTTATTATCTGATAGAGATTCAAAATTAACAAAAGCAAGATTGAGAAACAATTAGTAGCCCAACTTTTAAATTGGTATTGTTCTTTATATTGAACTGTAGGCTGCAACAACACTAAATTCTCTATCCTTAACAAAATCAAACAAAGAAAATAGACGGCCTATGTAGTTACAGCACTGCAAACATGTATCCCAGAAAACACATAATGCCAAAGAAAATATTAGTTAAATcagatcatgcattaatgatctaTTAAAGTTTACTAGGAGCATAACTTTTTTCAGTTATAAGCAAACGACATGTAGGAGCATGGTTTGCCCATCCTCGTGTTCTCTTCAGCAGGTTACTAGCAGTAATGTCCAATAAGCAGAATAGATGCCATCACTTGCAATAATTTAAGCAACAAACTATTAGATATCTAACCTGAAAGAATACAGCTTCTGGGTGATTGCAATTTGCGCATCTGACATTCCTTGTGCGAGGGAGAGCTGGATCAGCTGCTACATCCTGTAGCACTTGAGAGCGTTCACCAACAGAATGATTTATCTCCATTCTATAGGCGATACAGTCATCGGCAACCTCCTGTGGCAAGGAAACATCGAGGAAAACAATCCCCAAGGAGAGATAAGCACTTACAAAAAATATGATTAATGACATTTAAATGCAATTTTGTACAATGCAGATATAAAATTCAACAAACAGAAGACTGACTGAAATAAGCACTTATGAAAACAATGATTATGGTGTTAAAACAGAAATTTGTACAGTACAGACAAAGAAAATCTGACCGACAGAAGATTGACTGATAATAACCAATTGGGCTATCAGTTCACATATTCCATCAGCTACAAATAATGCAAATTTAGGACATAGAAAGATTAGCAAGGGAGAGACAAGAATCAGAAGTAACTCTATAATAGCATGACAATTTCAATTCCTAGCCTGCAGTTAAAAGAAACTGGAACTGAAGCAAATAGATTGTCCTTTTCTACTCATCATTCGATATGCATTATGTTCAAAGTCTAAATGCATCGGAAAATCCAATGGCTCATCATATTAACTAAAAGTTGACCCACGTAGATTGAAGGAACCTCTACCTTTGCCAATCTCACTATAATCATAGAGTAAATTCATTATTTTGGGGTACAGTAGGCATCAACTATAATATGAAGCATAAACAACATTTCATGTGGCAGATGTTCTTAGATGTACAGCCCTATTGATGGTCACTGTGTGCAATGTAGTAGTGGAATTTGTTTCCTTAAAGGGTTTATTGCTTTACTTTATTTCTTTGTTTCATTTTATGAAGAATAAAATGACAAAAAGCAAGGGACATTCTGTTGCATGATGGTTGCTTCTCCAAAATGAAATAAGTTGCATGGAAAAATGATATGATATTGGGGCATTGTGCTAGTGGCTTTCATGGTCATTTTGGCCAACAGAGAAGATACCTTTGGAGGAATACAACAAATACTTGGTCAGAAATTCTACCAAGATGCCAGCAAAgtcaaagataatttcaatattaaCTAGATTGCCAAGATATTGGCAGAAAATGATGACATATCCATGCTTTCTATGTTATCATAACACTGAGAATGATGTTGGTTCTAACCTTTAATTGGGATATCATGGAGCAACGGCTATATAATGGGAAATGCTATAATCATGAAGAAGACCTTGGAAATTTGGACACAAGTAACAATATTCAAGACGTTCTGAGTATCTATGCAgaaacagaaaaagaaagaaacttctTTTTTCCTGTGGGATGCCTAacaaagaggaaaagaaagacGCGTTTTGGAGTAGATTCATTCTCTCTGCAACCATAATTACTTCGTCCGCAAACCAAACTCATCCCTTTAGACATCGATCAGCCCCATGAGTAACCCTTGTTTTCCCAATGGCAAGAAGCGACAGCATAACACAACTGTGTCTAGCTGCACACATACTCACATAACAAAGCTAATGCATGCTCGATGCTGAAACTCGTGATGCTTAGGTTACACTTTTGAATAAAAATAGTTTTATTACATGGCTCTACCAACATAGTTAGGTCATCGAACAATTTATCAAAGATATGAACCATACTACTTTATTTAATCACAAGCCAAGCAGACATGCACAACTGCTCCAAAACAACAAAAAAAGCCATTGTCCGAAGGCAAACTAAAGGCTTAAGTTTTGATGTGGACAAACTAATAAAGGGCTATATCCTCATTTTGATGAGGTTTTCTGGTGTCTTTGTCATAATTTCCTGCTATATTTCAACAAACACCTTTCATTACATTTCACGGCAAGTACAAGACGCATCCAAGTTGTATCATTGTTTTTGGAAACCTTTAACAGCAAGTGTTTCTTGTAGTCCTAATTATCATCCCAGCCTTCTGCCTTTTATCTGATTACTACAAATTTAAGCTTCCTTACAGTGTGAAATTCATTTTGCTAAATATAGCAAATACCAAAGCATGAACAGATGAAGCCATATTCTTTTTTCTGTAAGTGAGAACCACAACCATGGCATGATAAAGTAAAAATAGCATTTTTCAGGCACATtgcaagaaaaacataatatgcTTATGTCAGACTGAACCAGAAAGCGGTTCTAAAATCTATATCAAAAGTTCAAAAATGAACTAATAAGTTGCCAATAGCAACTGTCTTATATATTAGCAGTAGTTCAACTTGAATGTTCAAATGTATTTCTCCACAACCTACATGCTATTTGCTACATGTAAAAGAGAGTTTTATTTCAAATTTATACCATCAGAGACCTTCTTCCCTGGCAAAAAAGGATTAAATTTTCTCATAGACACATGGCTTGTCAAAAACAGAGCACTCTTTTCATGTAGGTTATCATCTGGCATGCGGATCATCCACTAGTTTCTCTAATAGAGAAAAAAACTAAGGGTAGGCAGGCACGAACATCTCGTATTAAATCTAAAAGTCACCAGGTCAATAGGATTCGTCAGCCTATCAACGAAGagaaaagacaattaaagcattagGATGGATGGGTGGATACGATTATGACGAAAAGCTAGGGAAGAAGGCCAGTCAACTTCTTCGCCCCTTGGAACCTTTCGAATCCAAATTGGCCGGGAAAACAGTGATTAAAGAGGAGGTGAGGGCAGACCCACCTGGTGATCGCAGTTCCGGCAGGCGAAGAGGAGGATCCTTTGCTCCCTGTCCTCCTTCGGATACAGAACATTGTTGCTGGAGAAAAAGAACAGAAGTACAGGAAAGATCGTAGTAGCGAGATGACGACGACAATGGTGATGATTTAGATGGGAAGAACTAACCATCCGCGGCAGAACTTCATCACGCTCATCTCTGCCGCTGATCCAATTCGCGCTCCGAATCCTTTGGCCAAACCTAAAACCCTTATAACCCTCTCAGAAGTGCTCGACACGCGTCCACATTTCATTCGTGGAAAGAGAACGGAGAGCCACGTTTCAGTCCCTAAGGGTCCCATTGCTGTGGTATTGGCGTCTCGCTGGGCGACGCCTCTCAGCTGATCCATTTCCGCCctcccctccgcctcctcctcctcctcctcggggtTTTTGCACCATAACGCTTAATTCCGTCGGATCGAAGCGTCTTTACGTCGTGTTAGGACCCGATTACGACGTGGGATTTCGATTCCCCCGGAGGAATCTCTTCATACGGAATCTTGCTCCAAGAGGGTTTAGATTAaaattcctcccttttgtttctgTTTATCCCAATGATGGATCGCGTGAGAGAGAAGTGACATGAGTCCTTGATGATTGGCCGCCGGATGATCTGGTGAAGCCTTACCGCGGGGATCTCCGGATGCAGTTCGAGCAGGAGCAGGTTCTTGAGGCGCATTACAATACCGGCGATGATCCGTCCGAGGGTCCCCCCAGGTGCATAAAAATATGATCTTGGAGCATTTGATTCTGATTCTCGTTGGAAGCTTGAAGATGTATATTGGTTTCTCTTGAGTTTTTGAAGCTTGAAGATGGACCTTGTTGATGACTGTTGATATAACTTTTGAGGAATTGCATGTtggaaatatttgataaatacgactttcttattttattttttttccttttgagctTTGCATTGGCATGCAATTTAATTTCAGAGCTGCTTTCTTGCATATCTTAGCGAGAATTTTCCTTAACAACATGAGTGAGTTTGAGGCCAGTTGAAAAATACTTGTAGATATATTGACAAATCTTGATGTTCTTTTCTAGTTGGATTACCTAATCTTTATATAGTAATTAATTATCATCCCCAACATATTCATCATGAATGAAACTTTGACTAGTGGTAAATACTTTGACAATATAGAAAAGGAAGCTAAAACTTTTTTATGGTAGAGAACATTACTTTAGCTTCATTAATCATAGTCAATAAACAATAACAGACGATATTGAAGACAAACATCTTAATAACAAACTTCTTCCAGGAAGTATACACAAAGTATTTCCCAAGTATGTTAGTACCTGAACCTTGTAATAATTATATAAAGAAACCAGATACTTCATGGAAGTAGCTGCCACATCCAAAAGCTATCCTGCAAAATCATTAGGCACAGTAAGAAATTTGAAGTATCCACATTCCATAGGTGTTATTGGTATTGTAATAGTTTATAATGGGTGTTATTTTAAATATCCACATTTTCTCTTTCCAATTTATAATAGTTTTGTGGATCAAGCTATTATCCATAATATTTTTAGCACATTGTATGACAACTATGAACTACAAAAATTCTTGGCTAGGTCTCCTCTGTGAGAGAAATGTTCCAAGACAAAGCATGAATGCTACAGCAAGTGCCAGTACTTTGATGATATGTGCAGTGTATAATTGTGGCTAGCTGTTTCTGAAGGTAGCTTATAGATCCATTTATTATGGTTGTTAGATATCTGTTCACTGCACCATCGCTGGTTTGTAACTTGATTCCATTGAGGAAACAACTATTGGCAGAAGCCATTAtcatgttgcagattttcacactcTGATTGTCCCTTTTTACTGTGAAGTCAATATGATATAACAATGAGCTGTATTTTCACTTGTTCAGCTTTGTTCGGTGTGGCATCGGTGTGAATGCAACACCACATATGCACCGCGGACCTGAAGGACCAAGGACTCTTTGTAATGCATGTGGGATTGCTCGGACGAAGGTAGGTACTTCAATTATACCCTTTCTTGCTTTAAAATTGTTCTGGTTTAAGTTTTTGGATGATCTTCTTTTGTCAACATTATGTTTTACAAACATAAATGTTTCTTCTTGAATCCCTTGATCTTTTTTTGTCATTGCCCTTGACGAAGTAGAACCTCAAAGATGTGTTAAATCCATGTGTATGCAAGATCTTACTTGGGATTTAAAGCACTATAACTGACATCTACAGTTTAACTTGCCAGTGAGGCTAAACCTGCAATCGGCACCATATTACCCTTTAGTACATGTTGCAGGACCAAAGAGGATGACCTGCCAAAGCTATTACAGACCTGAAAAGAATGTTCTCAGGGGCCAAAGAGATGAAATAATGGGAAGAAATTGACTTAATTAGTCGACAACAAAAGTGCCCAAAAGGCAACTCCTAATTTGCAGAAACTGTTTTACAAATATTAAAATCAATCTTTATATTATGATAATTTGTTACAGTCAAAACAGAACAGACAGCAAATGAAGAAATTATTGAAAGTTCAAATTTGATTAACTCAATTGGTGATTGACACTTTCTAATCAGTAGAGTTGCAGTTTTAGTAATAATAGAAAATTCAGAAGAAAGCTTAATTAGAGCAGTTGTTGGGACCAGTGAACTGAGTTTGTGTTTGGTAAACAGATCTGCACCAGAAACTTGCTTGAATAAGCAGATTGCAATCTCAGCTTCTCAAATTGCATGTTGGTTCTTACTATCCAAGCAAACCAGAGAGGATGGATCGATTATTGAAAAAGAGCCAATCATTCAGTAGCAATTTGGATTCATAAAGCATGTCAAACAATTTGGATTATTTTGGAGCTGGTACTAGAATCCATAACCAAATCCAACATTTAAGACAGATGCTTTATAAAAATGTCAGCGTGAAATTTACTCAATCGCACTTTAATAGTGACTGTTTGTATTCTAAATTTATGGATGCCTATGATTCAGATTGTATATTATGAGCAATCTTGTTCTGATATCATTATGTTGGAATCAGCTGCAAACATGCAGTCCCAACCATTATTTCAGTGGTGAGTGGTCCCATGTGAACAATCAATCAGATCAGTGATCAAGTCCATCGAGACACAGACAACT
Coding sequences within:
- the LOC103982853 gene encoding DNA-directed RNA polymerases II, IV and V subunit 9A isoform X2; the protein is MDQLRGVAQRDANTTAMGPLGTETWLSVLFPRMKCGRVSSTSERVIRVLGLAKGFGARIGSAAEMSVMKFCRGCNNVLYPKEDREQRILLFACRNCDHQEVADDCIAYRMEINHSVGERSQVLQDVAADPALPRTRNVRCANCNHPEAVFFQAPSKAEVGMALFFICCNPNCGHRWRD
- the LOC103982853 gene encoding DNA-directed RNA polymerases II, IV and V subunit 9A isoform X3 — protein: MDQLRGVAQRDANTTAMGPLGTETWLSVLFPRMKCGRVSSTSERVIRVLGLAKGFGARIGSAAEMSVMKFCRGCNNVLYPKEDREQRILLFACRNCDHQEVADDCIAYRMEINHSVGERSQVLQDVAADPALPRTRNVRCANCNHPEAVFFQLLQP
- the LOC103982853 gene encoding DNA-directed RNA polymerase II subunit RPB9 isoform X1, which gives rise to MDQLRGVAQRDANTTAMGPLGTETWLSVLFPRMKCGRVSSTSERVIRVLGLAKGFGARIGSAAEMSVMKFCRGCNNVLYPKEDREQRILLFACRNCDHQEVADDCIAYRMEINHSVGERSQVLQDVAADPALPRTRNVRCANCNHPEAVFFQMYHGFSIQLLDFFHEHVWLFSHVVIKQLLQP